ACCTCGACTATGACCGCGAAGCCGCCGTCAACTATATCCACAAAATCCATCCGCAGATGCCGATCTTTGAACTTTCCTCCAAAACCGAAAAGGGTTTCGATCCCTGGCTCGGCTGGTTGAAAGACCAGGTTCGTCAGAAATTGAAAAAAGATCGTTAAAAAGGGTTTTTTCGGCTCCCCGGAAGTCATCCGCAATAGCACTTAAAGCGATATTCCAAATTGTAGGTGGCATTTAAAATCGAAAGCGCAAACTATTATTGATAGTTTGCACTTCTACATTTTATGGTTTCGTTTAGGAATGATAGCCGTTATCTACAACGAAACCATAAAGTATTGCAAGATACTCCGATTCACGCAATCACTCTACATGCATATGTTCTGTTTCAGCCTAATGTTTCTACGAAGTAAGCTTCGTCCCACAGCCCTATTTCTACCTTTGGAGATGCAATAAGGTTAGGAAACCGCTCAAGAATCGGTGCTTCTGATAACCGTTTCAGTTTTTGAGCCATATTGTCCGGAGAGACTTCCCCATCCGAATCCACGTATAAATGTATATGGTCTGGAGCCAACCACAGGAGACCGGCAAAACCACCCACAGCCTTGCTACAAGTCGTGATAGTATTACTAATGAAGTCAATCATAGATACTGCCGCCTCAAAGGCTGGTCTTCTGCCGATCACGTTCCAGGCAAAATGGTACTTGATCTCAAGTATCACATCGTCGGGATTACGTGCCAGTTTTTGCAGAGCCAACGCCCGTTGATACTTTACCTTGTCGGAATTAAACAGCTTGTCTAAGGTAATCTTCGCAGACTGGACTTTGTGTTCCGGCCGAGTGTTCTGTCCAGATGACGAGATTAGTTTCAGCAACG
The window above is part of the Desulfobacterales bacterium genome. Proteins encoded here:
- a CDS encoding transposase, with product MELEKTSSRNHFPAKCLECAKSSKPFIHGKCRFCQDLNFQEEVLCDLNRSIQNPTFFECHAFQPLLKLISSSGQNTRPEHKVQSAKITLDKLFNSDKVKYQRALALQKLARNPDDVILEIKYHFAWNVIGRRPAFEAAVSMIDFISNTITTCSKAVGGFAGLLWLAPDHIHLYVDSDGEVSPDNMAQKLKRLSEAPILERFPNLIASPKVEIGLWDEAYFVETLG